The following are encoded together in the Anopheles nili chromosome 3, idAnoNiliSN_F5_01, whole genome shotgun sequence genome:
- the LOC128724953 gene encoding transcription initiation factor TFIID subunit 10-like, protein MGDNFGIHRGPAKKNVEAVEDRTQGQILSDFMMQLEEYTPTIPDGVTSYYLNSSGFEGADPRIVRLISIAAQKFVSDVANDALQHCKTRTNSAPSSGHGSSKNQNQKSSKDRKYTLTMEDLQPALNDYGITVRKAHYFV, encoded by the exons ATGGGTGATAACTTCGGAATTCATCGTGGCCCGGCCAAGAAGAATGTGGAAGCGGTGGAGGATCGCACCCAGGGCCAGATTCTGAGCGATTTCATGATGCAGCTCGAAGAATACACACCCACG ATTCCCGATGGAGTGACTTCTTACTATCTAAATTCGTCGGGTTTTGAGGGCGCAGATCCGAGAAT CGTTCGCTTGATCTCCATCGCGGCCCAGAAGTTCGTTTCCGATGTGGCAAACGATGCGCTGCAGCACTGCAAGACTCGCACGAATAGTGCACCCAGTTCCGGACACGGTTCATCGAAAAATCAGAACCAGAAGTCGTCCAAGGACCGAAAGTACACACTCACGATGGAGGACTTGCAGCCGGCACTGAACGATTACGGTATAACCGTTCGCAAGGCGCACTACTTCGTGTAG